The Xanthomonas sp. CFBP 8443 genome has a window encoding:
- a CDS encoding bifunctional (p)ppGpp synthetase/guanosine-3',5'-bis(diphosphate) 3'-pyrophosphohydrolase has translation MNPGPSAQVATAALSSASEAIPDYVLQLERSASYLPAEQIPLLRRAWEVGAAAHAGQTRKSGEPYITHPVAVAGVLAELGLDVEALIAAILHDTIEDTPLTRAELAAEFGEAVAELVDGVTKLDKLKFRDRQEAAAESFRKMLLAMSRDLRVIMIKLADRLHNMRTLGAQSAEARSRIARETLEIYAPIAQRLGMSLMKSELQNLGFRALHPWRHAIIEKHIRSQPVVRRESMAQVEVQLSQRLAKDGLEHRLVSRIKTPWSIYNKMRDENKSFDQVMDVFGFRLVVRGVPDCYHALGAVHATFKPLDARFRDFIAIPKANGYQSLHTVLFGPYGSPIEVQIRTEEMDLIAERGVAAHWTYKFGGESPNSAQSRAHAWIVELIESQRAAGSSLEFLDNVKVDLFPDEVYLFTPKGKILALPRNSTALDFAYAVHTDVGNRAVASRVDKKLVPLRTKLVSGQTVEVITARSATPKPQWLEFVVSSKARTAIRHQLKQLEHEDAVQLGHRMLDRALEAMDSSLERLPKGRLDSFLSEHRYPRLEALLADIALGNWMPNQAAQALMAYAELRGGGLSKHSQEKILINGTERGVVSFANCCQPIPGDEIMGYHTAGKGIVVHRLDCPNLAELRKSPERWVPIGWDTSVIGDYDTALVVDVENRTGVLAQLAAAIAQSQSNIERVDYLDRDFNAAVLRFNIQVRDRNHLAEVMRRLRRLTAVQSVRRQ, from the coding sequence ATGAACCCAGGCCCTTCTGCCCAGGTCGCCACTGCCGCGCTGTCGTCGGCCAGCGAGGCGATCCCCGACTACGTCCTGCAACTCGAGCGCAGCGCCAGCTATCTGCCGGCCGAGCAGATCCCGCTGCTGCGGCGCGCGTGGGAAGTGGGCGCGGCCGCGCACGCCGGGCAGACCCGCAAGTCGGGCGAGCCGTACATCACCCATCCGGTGGCGGTGGCCGGCGTGCTGGCCGAACTCGGCCTGGACGTGGAAGCGCTGATCGCCGCGATCCTGCACGACACCATCGAAGACACGCCGCTGACCCGCGCCGAACTGGCGGCCGAGTTCGGCGAGGCGGTCGCCGAACTGGTCGACGGCGTCACCAAGCTGGACAAGCTGAAGTTCCGCGACCGCCAGGAAGCGGCGGCCGAAAGCTTCCGCAAGATGCTGCTGGCGATGTCGCGCGACCTGCGCGTGATCATGATCAAGCTCGCCGACCGCCTGCACAACATGCGCACGCTCGGCGCGCAGAGCGCCGAGGCGCGCAGCCGCATCGCCCGCGAGACGCTGGAGATCTACGCGCCGATCGCCCAGCGCCTGGGCATGAGCCTGATGAAGTCCGAGCTGCAGAACCTCGGCTTCCGCGCGCTGCATCCGTGGCGCCACGCGATCATCGAAAAGCACATCCGTAGCCAGCCGGTGGTGCGCCGCGAGTCGATGGCGCAGGTGGAGGTGCAGCTGTCGCAGCGGCTGGCCAAGGACGGGCTGGAGCACCGCCTGGTCAGCCGGATCAAGACCCCGTGGAGCATCTACAACAAGATGCGCGACGAGAACAAATCCTTCGACCAGGTGATGGACGTGTTCGGCTTCCGCCTGGTGGTGCGCGGGGTGCCCGATTGCTACCACGCGCTGGGCGCGGTGCACGCCACGTTCAAGCCGCTGGATGCGCGCTTCCGCGACTTCATCGCCATCCCCAAGGCCAACGGCTACCAGTCGCTGCACACGGTGCTGTTCGGTCCCTACGGCTCGCCGATCGAAGTGCAGATCCGCACCGAGGAAATGGACCTGATCGCCGAGCGCGGCGTGGCCGCGCACTGGACCTACAAGTTCGGCGGCGAGTCGCCGAACAGCGCGCAGAGCCGCGCGCACGCGTGGATCGTGGAGCTGATCGAATCGCAGCGCGCCGCCGGTTCGTCGCTGGAGTTCCTCGACAACGTCAAGGTCGACCTGTTCCCGGACGAGGTCTACCTGTTCACGCCGAAGGGCAAGATCCTGGCGCTGCCGCGCAATTCCACCGCGCTGGACTTCGCCTACGCCGTGCATACCGACGTCGGCAACCGCGCGGTGGCCTCACGGGTGGACAAGAAGCTGGTGCCGCTGCGCACCAAGCTGGTCAGCGGGCAGACTGTGGAAGTGATCACCGCGCGTTCGGCCACGCCCAAGCCGCAGTGGCTGGAGTTCGTGGTCAGCAGCAAGGCGCGCACCGCGATCCGCCACCAGCTCAAGCAGCTCGAGCACGAGGACGCGGTGCAGCTCGGCCACCGCATGCTCGACCGCGCGCTGGAGGCGATGGACAGTTCGCTGGAGCGCCTGCCCAAGGGGCGGCTGGATTCGTTCCTCAGCGAGCACCGCTATCCGCGCCTGGAGGCGCTGCTGGCCGACATCGCGCTGGGCAACTGGATGCCGAACCAGGCCGCGCAGGCGCTGATGGCCTATGCGGAACTGCGCGGCGGCGGCCTGTCCAAGCATTCGCAGGAAAAGATCCTGATCAACGGCACCGAGCGCGGCGTGGTCAGCTTCGCCAATTGCTGCCAGCCGATTCCCGGCGACGAGATCATGGGCTACCACACCGCCGGCAAGGGCATCGTGGTGCACCGGCTGGACTGCCCGAACCTGGCCGAACTGCGCAAGTCGCCCGAGCGCTGGGTGCCGATCGGCTGGGACACCAGCGTCATCGGCGACTACGACACCGCATTGGTGGTGGACGTGGAGAACCGCACCGGCGTGCTGGCGCAGCTGGCCGCGGCGATCGCGCAGAGCCAGTCCAACATCGAGCGCGTGGATTACCTGGACCGCGACTTCAACGCCGCGGTGCTGCGCTTCAACATCCAGGTCCGCGACCGCAACCACCTGGCCGAAGTGATGCGCCGGCTGCGGCGGCTGACGGCGGTGCAGAGTGTGCGCAGGCAGTAG
- the gmk gene encoding guanylate kinase encodes MRGTLYIVAAPSGAGKSSIVNATLARDPQIALSISFTSRAPRPGERHAEHYHFVSADAFQGMIDAGDFFEYARVHGDWKGTARQSVEPQLAAGHDVLLEIDWQGARQVRAKVPDAVSVFILPPSRAALEQRMRKRGQDSEAVIAQRLAAAREEMSHYADFDYVIVNEDFDTAVDEMCAIFVASRLRRLPQQQRHADLIAALLQDQPTG; translated from the coding sequence ATGCGTGGCACTCTCTACATCGTCGCGGCGCCTTCCGGCGCCGGCAAGAGCAGCATCGTCAACGCCACGTTGGCGCGCGATCCGCAGATCGCGCTGTCGATCTCGTTCACCTCGCGCGCGCCGCGGCCGGGCGAGCGCCACGCCGAGCACTACCACTTCGTGTCCGCCGACGCGTTCCAGGGCATGATCGATGCCGGCGACTTCTTCGAGTACGCCCGCGTCCACGGCGACTGGAAGGGCACCGCGCGGCAATCGGTGGAGCCGCAATTGGCCGCCGGCCACGATGTGCTGCTGGAGATCGACTGGCAGGGCGCGCGCCAGGTGCGGGCCAAGGTGCCCGACGCGGTCAGCGTGTTCATCCTGCCGCCGTCGCGGGCGGCGCTGGAGCAGCGTATGCGCAAGCGCGGCCAGGACAGCGAGGCGGTGATCGCGCAGCGGCTGGCCGCGGCGCGCGAGGAGATGTCGCACTACGCCGACTTCGATTACGTGATCGTCAACGAGGATTTCGACACCGCGGTGGACGAGATGTGCGCGATCTTCGTCGCCAGCCGCCTGCGCCGGCTGCCGCAGCAGCAGCGCCACGCCGACCTGATCGCGGCGCTGCTGCAGGATCAGCCAACTGGCTGA
- a CDS encoding TonB-dependent receptor, whose translation MPLATTAVRRRRFSACRTLLSSTIALALLPLATSTYAQSPAAATGTPPARYAIDLEAQPLPDALVKLSAQTGLQVLYSRQEPYRLVTPAVQGDYSAEQALQRLLQGSGLVPRRTGANAVTLDVLANPPAPGGRDAAIVTDTLNVAGAARGDATGSARDVQGYDDIYDLDLSTSYIGRTEVERYKGATPSDLLNGVAGVFSGDARNSGALDLNIRGIQGPGRVPVTIDGTEQALTVWRGYNGASNRNYIDPFLIGGIRILKGPSLTRNVATGIGGAMVVDTLDVDDVVEQGQRFGGEFKLEGSSNATSPRLPTLHTGEDYRTVEGFPQATPNIPYTDRTLLVTPRSGGGGYNVLDGDDYAYRLALGWRPAENLDLLAAYAYRERGNYYAGKRGAGYYSKATGSSADDYILSMANYWLPGNEVTNTSSQMESWLFKATWRPSDEQALQVGYRDSLSHYGEVMPSRIIASQDRAAIQWPTSRVDAKAWNLEYQWQPADSRWIDLYANLWRTETVSDTYTAGGFPNYAQGVDAPLLKNTALANARNARNGITLSNRIRLADRLDLTLGGNFQHETLRSDDAYFGVSDGWRMYPRAGRREEWQANFNFEWRPLDFLTLSAGARYASYWAFDDFLDAHAGQIRQSVVTGYEIGYRTTETYTQQQREALIADQLAGNLELLELEIITQQEYDEIAAALLQNVPSSYEVQHRVPWQPDANGDYTKAGNACLNGSLDGLAGTAGQTCLASAVTQTLDATARKRKDHGWVPFFSATVNFGDYSRVYFRYGETLRFPSMFESTVAFSASLNPWGVRPEHAYNWELAYVHDLSPLLGADTTADVKLAYYVNKTRDVIERDPGFKFDNIEKQTLRGLEFQGRYDNGRLFTDLGVNYSLENEVCDETTAALLSSTNGYVIGSGQIVPTCVDYGFVGGYLLTQSTPELSATWSLGGRLLQRRLELGSRVTYYKQYRNPDLDWFRENSIQNQDGRLVYTFNVPFSWGRTVLLDAYASYKLRENLDVELTATNLTDRYYVDPATRSTVAAPGRTLKLSLTGRF comes from the coding sequence ATGCCCCTCGCCACCACCGCCGTCCGCAGGCGCCGCTTCTCTGCCTGCCGCACCCTGCTCTCCAGCACCATCGCGCTGGCGCTGCTCCCCCTCGCCACGTCGACCTACGCGCAGTCGCCGGCCGCCGCGACCGGCACGCCGCCGGCGCGCTACGCCATCGATCTGGAGGCGCAGCCGCTGCCCGATGCGCTGGTGAAGCTGTCCGCGCAAACCGGATTGCAGGTGCTGTACAGCCGACAGGAGCCCTACCGCCTGGTCACTCCCGCGGTGCAGGGCGACTACAGCGCCGAGCAGGCCCTGCAGCGCCTGCTGCAGGGCAGCGGCCTGGTGCCGCGGCGGACCGGCGCCAACGCGGTCACGCTGGACGTCCTTGCCAATCCTCCCGCGCCGGGCGGACGCGACGCGGCGATCGTCACCGACACCTTGAACGTGGCCGGCGCCGCGCGCGGCGATGCCACCGGCAGCGCGCGCGACGTCCAGGGCTACGACGACATCTACGACCTGGACCTGTCGACTTCGTACATCGGCCGCACCGAGGTCGAACGCTACAAGGGCGCCACCCCGTCGGACCTGCTCAACGGCGTCGCCGGCGTGTTCAGCGGCGACGCCCGCAACAGTGGCGCGCTGGACCTCAACATCCGCGGCATCCAGGGTCCAGGGCGCGTGCCGGTGACCATCGACGGCACCGAGCAGGCGTTGACGGTCTGGCGCGGCTACAACGGCGCCAGCAACCGCAACTACATCGACCCGTTCCTGATCGGCGGCATCCGGATCCTCAAGGGCCCCTCGCTGACCCGCAACGTCGCCACCGGCATCGGCGGCGCGATGGTCGTCGATACCCTGGACGTGGACGACGTCGTCGAGCAAGGCCAGCGCTTCGGCGGCGAATTCAAGCTCGAGGGCAGCAGCAACGCGACCTCGCCGCGGCTGCCGACCCTGCACACCGGCGAGGACTACCGCACGGTCGAGGGCTTCCCCCAGGCCACGCCCAACATCCCCTACACCGATCGCACCCTGCTGGTGACGCCGCGCAGCGGCGGCGGGGGCTACAACGTCCTCGACGGCGACGATTACGCGTACCGGCTCGCACTGGGCTGGCGGCCCGCGGAGAACCTCGACCTGCTGGCCGCCTATGCCTATCGCGAACGCGGCAACTACTACGCCGGCAAGCGCGGCGCCGGCTACTACAGCAAAGCGACAGGCTCCTCCGCCGACGACTACATCCTGTCGATGGCCAACTACTGGCTGCCCGGCAACGAGGTGACCAACACGTCGAGCCAGATGGAATCCTGGCTGTTCAAGGCCACCTGGCGCCCCAGCGACGAACAGGCGCTGCAGGTGGGCTACCGCGACAGCCTCTCGCACTACGGCGAGGTGATGCCCTCGCGGATCATCGCCTCGCAGGACCGCGCCGCCATCCAATGGCCGACCAGCCGGGTCGATGCGAAGGCGTGGAACCTGGAATATCAGTGGCAGCCGGCGGACAGCCGCTGGATCGACCTGTACGCCAACCTGTGGCGCACCGAGACGGTCAGCGACACCTACACCGCCGGCGGCTTTCCGAACTACGCGCAAGGCGTCGACGCCCCGCTGCTGAAGAACACCGCGCTGGCCAATGCGCGCAACGCGCGCAACGGCATCACCCTGAGCAACAGGATTCGCCTCGCCGATCGCCTCGACCTGACCCTGGGCGGCAACTTCCAGCATGAGACGCTGCGCTCGGACGATGCCTATTTCGGCGTCAGCGATGGCTGGCGCATGTATCCGCGCGCAGGCCGGCGCGAGGAATGGCAGGCCAATTTCAATTTCGAATGGCGGCCGCTCGACTTCCTGACCCTGAGCGCCGGTGCGCGCTACGCCTCGTATTGGGCCTTCGACGATTTCCTGGACGCGCACGCCGGCCAGATCAGGCAGTCCGTGGTCACCGGCTACGAGATCGGCTACCGCACGACCGAGACCTACACACAGCAGCAGCGCGAGGCGCTGATCGCCGACCAGCTCGCCGGCAACCTGGAACTGCTGGAACTGGAGATCATCACCCAGCAGGAGTACGACGAGATCGCCGCCGCGCTGCTGCAGAACGTCCCCAGCAGCTACGAGGTGCAGCACCGGGTGCCGTGGCAGCCGGACGCCAACGGCGACTACACCAAGGCCGGCAACGCCTGCCTCAACGGGTCACTGGACGGCCTGGCCGGCACGGCCGGGCAGACCTGCCTCGCCAGTGCCGTGACCCAGACCCTCGACGCCACCGCGCGCAAGCGCAAGGACCATGGCTGGGTGCCGTTCTTCTCGGCCACGGTGAACTTCGGCGACTACAGCCGCGTCTATTTCCGCTACGGCGAAACCCTGCGCTTCCCCAGCATGTTCGAAAGCACGGTGGCGTTCTCCGCTTCGCTCAATCCCTGGGGCGTGCGGCCCGAGCACGCCTACAACTGGGAGCTGGCCTACGTCCACGATCTGAGCCCGCTGCTCGGCGCCGACACCACCGCCGACGTCAAGCTGGCCTATTACGTCAACAAGACGCGCGACGTGATCGAACGTGATCCCGGCTTCAAGTTCGACAACATCGAAAAGCAGACCCTCCGCGGCCTCGAGTTCCAGGGCCGCTACGACAACGGACGGCTGTTCACCGACCTGGGCGTCAACTACAGCCTGGAGAACGAGGTCTGCGACGAGACCACCGCGGCGCTGCTGTCCAGCACCAACGGCTACGTCATCGGCAGCGGCCAGATCGTGCCGACCTGCGTCGACTACGGATTCGTCGGCGGCTACCTGCTGACCCAGAGCACGCCGGAGCTGTCGGCGACGTGGTCGCTGGGCGGGCGCCTGCTGCAGCGGCGCCTCGAGCTGGGCAGTCGCGTCACCTACTACAAGCAGTACCGGAATCCGGACCTGGACTGGTTCCGCGAGAACTCGATCCAGAACCAGGACGGGCGGCTGGTCTACACCTTCAACGTGCCGTTCTCCTGGGGCAGGACGGTGCTGCTGGATGCCTACGCCAGCTACAAGCTGCGCGAGAACCTGGACGTGGAGCTGACCGCCACCAACCTCACCGACCGCTACTACGTCGACCCCGCCACGCGCTCGACCGTCGCGGCGCCGGGACGGACGCTGAAACTCAGTTTGACCGGGAGGTTCTGA
- a CDS encoding sigma-70 family RNA polymerase sigma factor — MSVPSPPADAAPLAAELENSYEELRRYASRKYASAADDLLHDAWLRLASRADSGAGTAAVRDPVTYLRRIVDNLAIDRHRLAASRNRFLSSAEKHEDIASPAPSPYQVALSEQEYAVLQQAVRDLPAQARRVFILFRGRGLSMAQIAAQLGISPRTVEKHIAVAVAHCRRRLRDAGRDV; from the coding sequence ATGTCGGTTCCGTCGCCTCCGGCCGACGCCGCCCCGCTGGCGGCCGAGCTGGAAAACAGCTACGAGGAGCTGCGCCGATACGCCTCGCGCAAGTACGCCTCTGCCGCAGACGACCTGCTGCACGATGCGTGGCTCCGCCTGGCCTCGCGCGCCGACTCCGGCGCCGGGACCGCCGCGGTGCGCGACCCGGTCACCTACCTGCGCCGGATCGTCGACAACCTCGCGATCGACCGGCACCGGCTGGCGGCGTCCCGCAACCGCTTCCTCTCTTCTGCGGAAAAACACGAAGACATTGCCAGCCCTGCACCGTCGCCCTACCAGGTGGCGCTGAGCGAGCAGGAGTACGCGGTCCTGCAACAGGCGGTACGCGACCTGCCGGCGCAGGCGCGGCGGGTGTTCATCCTGTTCCGCGGCCGCGGCCTGAGCATGGCGCAGATCGCCGCGCAATTGGGCATCTCGCCGCGCACCGTGGAAAAGCACATCGCCGTCGCCGTCGCCCATTGCCGGCGGCGGCTGCGCGACGCGGGCCGGGACGTGTGA
- a CDS encoding FecR domain-containing protein produces MPATPPVDDDLFDQAIHWVLHLDEAPEDPDLVRRHLAWLAAAPAARAAAMASARAFLGLLEQPVADLADQLDAEAARAAGAPAPAPAPAPAATLSAPAPRVPPAPAAVVRGWRRRRLLHAAVASLALAIAAGGWLGGGGLDRLRSDAYTQVGAMRRLQLEDGSVVTLNTDSAIAVHMRKDLRTVRLLRGEAFFQVARDTHRPFVVDSAVGSARVLGTAFNVRLDDASARVSVVEGRVAVSPPAGGTGAVLAAGQSAWLAGAAVQREAVHDPRAATAWRRRQLVFYNTPLSQVVDELARYRHGIVQVHGDDVRALPVSGSFSIADPDASLQLLLDSLQLDAVRLGWVTVVYRPAPAQAAPGRN; encoded by the coding sequence ATGCCCGCCACACCTCCCGTCGACGACGACCTGTTCGACCAGGCGATCCATTGGGTCCTGCACCTGGACGAAGCGCCGGAGGACCCGGACCTAGTGCGCCGGCACCTGGCCTGGCTCGCCGCCGCCCCCGCTGCCCGTGCCGCGGCGATGGCGTCGGCGCGTGCGTTCCTGGGCCTGTTGGAACAGCCTGTCGCCGACCTCGCCGACCAGCTGGACGCGGAGGCGGCGCGCGCCGCGGGGGCTCCGGCTCCGGCTCCGGCTCCGGCTCCGGCTGCGACGCTGTCGGCACCGGCGCCGCGGGTGCCGCCCGCACCCGCTGCAGTGGTGCGCGGCTGGCGTCGGCGCCGGCTGCTGCACGCCGCGGTGGCCAGCCTGGCCCTGGCAATCGCCGCGGGCGGCTGGCTGGGCGGCGGCGGCCTGGATCGCCTGCGCAGCGACGCCTACACCCAGGTCGGCGCGATGCGGCGGCTGCAGCTGGAGGACGGCAGCGTCGTCACCCTCAATACCGACAGCGCCATCGCCGTGCACATGCGCAAGGACCTGCGCACGGTCAGGCTGCTGCGCGGCGAAGCCTTCTTCCAGGTCGCGCGCGACACGCACCGTCCCTTCGTGGTGGACAGCGCCGTCGGCAGCGCGCGCGTGCTGGGGACCGCCTTCAACGTCCGTCTCGACGACGCCAGCGCCCGGGTCAGCGTGGTCGAAGGCCGCGTCGCCGTCAGCCCGCCTGCCGGGGGAACCGGCGCGGTGCTCGCCGCCGGGCAAAGCGCATGGCTGGCGGGCGCCGCCGTGCAGCGCGAGGCCGTGCACGATCCGCGCGCGGCGACCGCCTGGCGGCGGCGGCAACTGGTCTTCTACAACACGCCGCTGTCGCAGGTCGTCGACGAACTCGCGCGCTACCGCCACGGCATCGTGCAGGTGCATGGCGACGACGTGCGCGCACTGCCGGTCTCTGGCTCGTTCAGCATCGCCGATCCGGACGCCAGCCTGCAGCTGCTGCTGGACAGTCTGCAGCTCGACGCGGTGCGCCTGGGATGGGTGACCGTCGTGTACCGGCCAGCGCCGGCGCAGGCAGCGCCTGGCCGCAATTAA
- a CDS encoding surface lipoprotein assembly modifier, with amino-acid sequence MAVCFHVPAQSQDDTRRMLDQRTQGQASERERALLKDELDAERPTISVDGKSYTVAHTANDVGRALYLSLQNRQWQAVQHFLQEYLTLADRDPLLVHYAQGAVARNGGHYREAEREYRALLALRPDFLPGRLELARVLFEDQQDREAEQAFAAIEASIDAGDPKTEGVRSSVASFRQALAGRRDWNGAFALGPAWSDNVNRTSASSVCLLLMDGRCFFSRSTPEAISAAGYDYDASVDRRLPLRGHHGLYLRSLLFGQGYRDNGAYNELTSISQAGYSYRSGRHTLALAPTFEYYALGNDALYGAWGAHAEWSWTLSPRSLLKLEGDWKDMRYRRGDYAGSYDGVVRSAYATYFRSLGTRWTVFAGADLTDSALAQPAESFLQKGVRLGGSLQWPDGFSGTLFASYRRRDYGAYSAVLGARRDDAEQGYSFVLRAPRLAIAGFVPLLTLRRSHVRSNVDWLYSYDRNTVSLKLERTL; translated from the coding sequence ATGGCCGTTTGCTTCCACGTCCCGGCGCAGTCGCAGGACGACACGCGGCGCATGCTGGACCAGCGCACCCAGGGCCAGGCGAGCGAGCGCGAGCGTGCGCTGCTCAAGGACGAACTGGACGCCGAGCGGCCGACCATCAGCGTCGATGGCAAGTCCTACACGGTCGCGCACACCGCCAACGACGTCGGCCGCGCGCTGTATCTCTCGCTGCAGAACCGGCAGTGGCAGGCGGTGCAGCATTTCCTGCAGGAATACCTGACCCTGGCCGATCGCGATCCGCTGCTGGTCCACTACGCGCAGGGCGCGGTGGCCCGCAACGGCGGCCATTATCGCGAGGCCGAACGCGAGTACCGGGCACTGCTGGCGCTGCGGCCGGACTTCCTGCCGGGCCGGCTGGAACTGGCGCGGGTGCTGTTCGAGGACCAGCAGGATCGCGAGGCCGAGCAGGCGTTCGCGGCGATCGAGGCCTCCATCGATGCCGGCGATCCCAAGACCGAGGGCGTGCGCAGCAGCGTCGCCAGTTTCCGCCAGGCGCTGGCCGGGCGCCGCGACTGGAACGGCGCGTTCGCGCTGGGCCCGGCATGGAGCGACAATGTCAACCGCACCTCGGCCAGTTCGGTCTGCCTGCTGCTGATGGACGGACGCTGCTTCTTCAGCCGCAGCACGCCCGAGGCGATCAGCGCCGCCGGCTACGACTACGACGCCAGCGTCGATCGGCGCCTGCCGCTACGCGGGCACCATGGGCTGTATCTGCGCTCGCTGCTGTTCGGCCAGGGTTATCGCGACAACGGCGCCTACAACGAGCTGACCTCGATCAGCCAGGCCGGCTACAGCTACCGCAGCGGACGGCACACGCTGGCGCTGGCGCCCACGTTCGAGTACTACGCGCTGGGCAACGACGCGCTGTACGGCGCCTGGGGCGCGCACGCGGAGTGGAGCTGGACGCTTTCGCCGCGCTCGCTGCTCAAGCTGGAGGGCGACTGGAAGGACATGCGCTATCGCCGCGGCGACTACGCCGGCAGCTACGACGGTGTAGTGCGCAGCGCATACGCCACGTATTTCCGCAGTCTCGGCACGCGCTGGACCGTCTTCGCCGGTGCCGACCTGACCGACAGCGCCCTCGCGCAGCCAGCGGAGTCCTTCCTGCAGAAGGGCGTCCGCCTGGGCGGTTCGCTGCAATGGCCGGACGGCTTCAGCGGCACGCTGTTCGCGTCCTACCGCCGCCGCGACTACGGCGCCTACAGTGCGGTGCTCGGTGCGCGGCGCGACGACGCCGAGCAGGGCTACAGCTTTGTCCTGCGCGCGCCGCGCCTGGCCATCGCCGGCTTCGTGCCGCTGCTGACGCTGCGCCGCAGCCATGTCCGCAGCAACGTCGATTGGCTGTACAGCTACGACAGGAACACGGTCAGCCTGAAACTGGAGCGGACGCTGTGA
- a CDS encoding Slam-dependent surface lipoprotein has translation MNTKNTRIAAVVGLVMAGMLGSAHAAPFVGKSSNEAYVKVGESTVNGGPHQAGFAGIAVNSTGLNNPVDFKGLATYGGVGSVKVLNFPYSGAPSSHDSLGVFAFAQVGSQDVWFGEWYSRKDTTDGLGTHTVYFIGDKPDSSVPTSGTASYSVVGINNYSAGNQLTGTFNANFGTARLTGSIQNGAGFAVNIGTATINSNASVSGSNATARQSGTLVASNGAVSGQFYANQTALAGIADFAGVAYDTAFGGAKQ, from the coding sequence ATGAACACGAAAAACACACGCATCGCCGCCGTTGTCGGCCTGGTCATGGCCGGCATGCTGGGCAGCGCGCATGCCGCTCCGTTCGTCGGCAAGTCGAGCAACGAGGCCTACGTCAAGGTCGGCGAATCCACGGTCAACGGCGGGCCGCACCAGGCCGGATTCGCCGGCATCGCGGTGAACTCGACCGGACTGAACAATCCGGTGGATTTCAAGGGGCTGGCCACCTACGGCGGCGTCGGCTCGGTGAAGGTGCTGAACTTCCCGTACAGCGGCGCGCCGAGCAGCCACGACAGCCTGGGCGTGTTCGCGTTCGCCCAGGTCGGCAGCCAGGACGTGTGGTTCGGCGAGTGGTACTCGCGCAAGGACACCACCGACGGGCTGGGCACGCACACCGTGTATTTCATCGGCGACAAGCCCGATAGCAGCGTCCCGACCTCGGGCACCGCCAGCTACAGCGTGGTCGGCATCAACAACTACAGCGCCGGCAACCAGCTGACCGGCACCTTCAACGCCAACTTCGGCACCGCGCGGCTGACCGGTTCGATCCAGAACGGCGCCGGCTTCGCGGTCAACATCGGCACGGCCACCATCAACAGCAACGCCAGCGTCTCCGGCAGCAACGCCACGGCGCGGCAGTCGGGCACCCTGGTGGCGTCCAACGGCGCGGTCTCCGGCCAGTTCTACGCCAACCAGACCGCTCTGGCCGGCATCGCCGATTTCGCCGGCGTCGCGTACGACACCGCGTTCGGCGGCGCCAAGCAGTAA
- the rpoZ gene encoding DNA-directed RNA polymerase subunit omega: MARITVEDCLEVVNNRFELVMMASKRARQLANGVQATLDNTESADKPTVLALREIAARKIDNALIDEVEKAERERAEREALEWAAAEVVADEDMSKNDD, from the coding sequence ATGGCCCGCATCACCGTAGAAGATTGCCTGGAAGTCGTTAACAACCGTTTCGAGCTGGTCATGATGGCGTCCAAGCGCGCTCGCCAGCTGGCCAACGGCGTGCAGGCCACGCTCGACAACACCGAATCGGCCGACAAGCCGACCGTGCTGGCGCTGCGCGAGATCGCCGCGCGCAAGATCGACAACGCGCTGATCGACGAAGTCGAGAAGGCCGAGCGCGAGCGCGCCGAGCGCGAAGCGCTGGAGTGGGCCGCGGCCGAAGTCGTCGCCGACGAGGACATGTCCAAGAACGACGACTGA
- a CDS encoding RidA family protein, with amino-acid sequence MSRQIIHTEQAPAAIGPYSQAVRAGNTVYFSGQIPLDPATGEVVPGDIGVQARRAFDNLKAVAEAAGGSLDRIVRLGLYLTDLSQFAQVNAVMQEYFQAPFPARSTVEVSGLPKGVGFEVDAVMVLD; translated from the coding sequence ATGTCCCGCCAGATCATCCACACCGAGCAGGCGCCGGCCGCGATCGGGCCGTATTCGCAGGCCGTGCGCGCCGGCAACACGGTGTACTTCTCCGGGCAGATCCCGCTGGATCCGGCGACCGGTGAGGTCGTGCCCGGCGATATCGGCGTGCAGGCGCGCCGCGCCTTCGACAACCTCAAGGCGGTGGCCGAGGCGGCCGGCGGTTCGTTGGACCGGATCGTGCGGCTGGGCCTGTACCTGACCGACCTGTCGCAGTTCGCCCAGGTCAATGCGGTGATGCAGGAGTATTTCCAGGCGCCGTTCCCCGCGCGTTCCACCGTCGAAGTGTCCGGCCTGCCGAAGGGCGTCGGTTTCGAGGTCGAT